A region from the Pseudomonas sp. KU26590 genome encodes:
- a CDS encoding DUF2796 domain-containing protein, with product MRRLLLALPFALLPLAVAHAADEHDHDHEHGSLGAHVHGVARLDMALDGRTLELELDTPAMNIVGFEHPATTDADKMTLALAKETLLKPHALFSLPEAAGCTATKQRVESTLFGDKDDDDHDHAEGDAADHEHSEIHGHYQFTCSAPNVLNKLDLTQLFKIFPATQTIQVQLVTPKRQMGAEVRPSNPVIKF from the coding sequence ATGCGTCGTTTGCTACTCGCCCTGCCCTTCGCCTTGCTGCCCCTCGCCGTCGCCCACGCGGCCGATGAACATGACCACGATCATGAGCACGGCAGCCTCGGCGCGCACGTGCACGGTGTCGCGCGGCTGGATATGGCGCTGGACGGGCGCACGCTGGAACTGGAGCTCGACACGCCGGCGATGAACATCGTCGGCTTCGAGCATCCGGCGACGACCGACGCAGACAAGATGACCCTGGCCCTGGCCAAGGAAACCCTGCTCAAGCCCCACGCGCTGTTCAGTCTTCCGGAAGCGGCAGGATGCACCGCCACCAAACAGCGGGTTGAAAGCACGCTGTTCGGCGACAAGGATGACGACGATCACGACCACGCCGAGGGCGACGCGGCTGACCACGAGCACAGCGAAATTCACGGCCACTATCAGTTCACCTGCAGCGCGCCGAACGTGCTCAACAAGCTCGACCTGACCCAGCTGTTCAAAATCTTCCCGGCCACCCAGACCATTCAAGTGCAACTGGTGACGCCGAAACGCCAGATGGGCGCCGAAGTGCGTCCGAGCAATCCGGT
- the trxA gene encoding thioredoxin, with the protein MSQETPYIFDATTATFDQMVIENSFHQPVLVDFWAEWCAPCKVLMPLLQQITESYQGELLLAKVDCDAEQDIVARFGIRSLPTVVLFKDGQPVDGFSGAQPESQIRALLEPHVQMPPPAAADPLKTAQAMFAESHFAEAEAVLQTILAEDNTNAAALILYARCLAERGELTEARTVLDAVKSDEHKAALAGAKAQLTFLAEAAALPDVAELKSRLAQNPQDDEAAHQLAIQQLSRQQYEAALEGLLKLFIRNRSYNEGQPHKTLLQVFDLLGNDHPLVTTYRRRLFAALY; encoded by the coding sequence ATGAGCCAGGAAACGCCGTACATCTTCGATGCGACCACCGCCACTTTCGATCAGATGGTCATCGAGAATTCCTTTCACCAACCCGTGCTGGTGGATTTCTGGGCCGAGTGGTGTGCGCCGTGCAAGGTGCTGATGCCGCTGTTGCAGCAGATTACCGAGAGTTATCAGGGCGAACTGCTGCTGGCCAAGGTCGATTGCGACGCTGAACAGGACATCGTGGCGCGCTTCGGCATTCGCAGCCTGCCCACCGTGGTGCTGTTTAAGGACGGTCAGCCGGTGGACGGGTTCTCCGGCGCCCAGCCTGAATCGCAAATCCGCGCGCTGCTTGAGCCCCATGTGCAGATGCCGCCGCCGGCCGCCGCCGACCCGCTGAAAACCGCGCAGGCGATGTTTGCCGAGAGTCATTTCGCCGAAGCCGAAGCGGTTCTGCAAACCATCCTCGCCGAGGACAACACCAACGCTGCTGCGCTGATTCTGTATGCGCGCTGCCTGGCCGAACGCGGCGAACTGACGGAAGCCCGTACAGTGCTGGACGCGGTCAAGAGCGATGAGCACAAAGCCGCGCTGGCCGGGGCCAAGGCGCAATTGACGTTTCTGGCTGAAGCCGCCGCGCTGCCTGACGTTGCCGAGTTGAAATCGCGCCTGGCCCAGAACCCGCAGGACGATGAAGCCGCGCACCAGCTGGCGATCCAGCAATTGTCCCGTCAGCAATACGAAGCCGCGCTGGAAGGGTTGCTCAAGCTGTTCATCCGCAACCGCAGCTACAACGAAGGCCAGCCGCACAAAACGCTGCTGCAGGTGTTCGACTTGCTGGGCAATGATCACCCGTTGGTCACGACGTATCGTCGTCGGTTGTTTGCGGCGCTTTACTAG